In the Deinococcus roseus genome, CGGTTCAGGCCTTCCATGGGAAGCACCAGTTCGCTGTCCTCGCAGCTGCCCGGAGCCACCGCCATGGTTTTGGCCCCATAAATGCGCAATCCCACATTCAGTTCCGGATCTTCAGGCAAGCTGGCAATGAAGCCTGAAAGCACATCCCTGGCCACAGAGATGCGGGTCTGGCCATCTGCCAGTTTGTTGTACATGCTGCCTGAGGCGTCGAGAATCAGCTCCACTCTGGTTTCAGCACTGGCCTGTGCAGCCAGCAGGAACCCCAGGGTGAGCATGGTCCGGGATAAATTCATGGTCTGTCCTCCTGTTCTCCATGATAAGAGCTGCCAGCCGTTGTCTGCCTTTCTGCGACACATCCCGAAGCAGCCTGGCAAGCTTGATGAAGGTTCTGGCCACTGCAAACCCACGATTAAAACGTTCAGCCATCGGTCATCAGCCAGAGACACCTGAAAAGCAGTGGCTTTCGCACACCTCAGGCCAGCGATGGTTCTGCTCTTGCTGACCCAGGTGAGCAACCTCCCAGTAAAGCAGAGGATCGCTTGCTGACCGCTGATCGCTTGCATGCATGACCTGTCCCTGTGAAAATGATGGTTTTGCCAAAACCAGACAGGTTCCCCTAGCACCCTCCCCTCAAATGCTTTATGCTACTGACTTGAGCAGAACAGACTTAACCCTGTTGGTCTGTCCTGACCTTTCAATTCGCTTTGCTCAGGCAGAAGAGCGCCAGGCCCTCTCCTGCCGAAAGCAGCAACTGACGGTCTTTTGCGAACTGAAGCCCACCACTCCCGGAGGTTCTGAAGGTGTTTGCCAATCAACGTCCCCTGAAAGTGTTTTCAGGTCAAAGCAATAAAGCACTCGCACAGGAAGTCTGTGACAACCTGGGGATCCCCCTGGGCCAGAGTGAAACCCAGAAATTCAACAACGACAACATCATTGTGCGTTACAAAGAGTCCCTGCGTGAAGCCGATGTTTTCATTGTGCAGGCCCTGAGTTCCCCCACCAGCGACAACCTGATGGAGCTCCTGCTGATGATTGACGCGGCCAAGAGTGCTTCTGCTTACCGGGTCACTGCGGTGATTCCTTACTACTCTTACGCCAGAAGCGACAAGAAGGACGAGCCCCGCATCTCCATCTCTGCGCGTCTGGTCGCTGACCTGATCCAGACCGCAGGTGCAGACCGGGTGCTGACCATGACCCTGCACAGCCCCCAGGTGCACGGTTTCTTCAAGGTGCCTGTGGACCACCTGTCTTCTGAAGTGGTGATCGCCAACCACCTGATCACCCACATCGACAACGTGCAGGAAGGCGTGGTGCTGGCCACCGACGCTGGAGACATCAAACGTGCCTCTGCACTGGCCCGTCGCCTGAATGCCAACCTGGCCTTTATTGACAAGCGCAGGCTGTCAGACACCAATGTGCAGGCCCGTGGCCTGATTGGGGACGTCAAGGACCGCAAGGTCTTTGTGGTGGACGATGAAATCTCCACCGCAGGCTCTCTGGTGGAGGCCGTGCATGTGGCCAAAGCTGCCGGGGCCACCGATGTGTATGTGGCCGTGACCCACGGGGTGTATGTTGGCCCTGCTGTGGAACGCATTGCCGGTCTGGACGCGGTAGAAGTGTGCAGCACCAACACCGTGGAAGTCCCCGAGTGGAAAATGGAGCAGGGCAAGAAACTGAAAGTGCTGACCGTGGCTCCCATTTTTGCCGAGGCCATCCAGCGCATCCACACCGGCGAGTCGGTGTCTTCTCTGTTTGAATGATCTGAGCAAACCTTTCTGAGCAAACCTTTCTGAGCAAGCCTGTTTGATGTGGAGCCCCCAGGATCAAAACCTGGGGGTTTTTGTCTCTATTGGGACATGTGGTACGCCAAATAGTGTATATAGTAGTGTCATGGTTTTGTCACGCTTTTTACCCAAAAACCCCGAGTTCATTCAGATGTTCGTGAAGTCGGCCAAAAATGCCCATGAAACGGCCATTGCCCTGTCTGACCTCATGGACAATTATGTGGACGTTGAAAACAAAGTCCGCAAAATCCGCGATCTGGAGCACATCGGAGACAACATCACCCACGACCTCACCAACGCCCTGACCACCACTTTTGTGACCCCTTTTGACCGGGACGACATCATGATGCTGGCCAGCCGTCTGGACGATCTGGTGGACTCCATTGAGGAAGCCGCCCGCCGCATGTGGTTGTACCGCATGCCCTCCCCCACCCCGGAAGCCCAGCGTCTGGCAAAAATCATTGCCGGGCAAACCCTGGCCCTGGCCGAATCCATGCACATGCTGATCGATGCCAGACACAGTGAAACCCTTCGCGATGTGGTCAAGAAAGTCACCTCCCTGGAAGACGACGGCGACCAGATTCTGGATGAAGTGCTGGCCAAACTCTACGACGGGGTGCAGGACATCAAAGGTGTGATCAGCTCCATCCGCTGGGGCGAGCTGTACCAGTACCTTGAAGATGCCACCGACCGTGCCCAGGATGTGGCCTACACCATCGAAGGAATCCTGCTCAAAAATGCCTGATGCTGCCCTGATCGGTCTGATTGCCCTGATCATTCTGGCCCTGGCCTTTGATTTCATCAACGGCTTTCACGATACCGCCAATGCCATTGCCACCAGTGTGGCCACCCGGGTGCTTTCTCCGGGTCAAGCCGTACTGATGGCCGGGGTCCTGAATGTGGTCGGTGCCCTCACGGGAAGTGCTGTGGCCAAAACGGTGGGGAAAGACATCATCCCGCCAGAATCCGCCACCCTGGAACTGGTGGGGGCGGCCCTGATTTCTGCCATCATCTGGAATTTGTTCACCTGGTGGAAAGGCATTCCCAGCAGCTCCAGCCATGCCCTGGTGTTCTCCATTGTGGGCGCAGGGGTGGCACAGGGCGGCTGGAAACTCATTCAGTTCAAAGGGGTCAACAAAACACTCACGGGACTCTGGACCTCTCCCATCCTGGGCTTCCTGATTCCCATCGTGCTGATGATCATCCTCTTGTGGGTGATTGCCCGCTGGAGACCCAAGACGGTTTCCAGGGTGTTTGCCAAACTGCAGATTGTTTCTGCCGCGTTCATGGCTTTCAGCCACGGCAGCAACGACGCCCAGAAAACCATGGGCATCATCACCATGGCCCTGGCCGCTTATATGGGCTGGAGCGGCAACGAGTGGGACGTGCCCACCTGGGTGGTGCTTTCCTGCGCAGCCGCAATGGGTCTGGGCACCTCCATTGGAGGATGGCGCATCATCAAAACCATGGGACACAAGGTCGTGGACCTGAAACCCGTGGACGGCTTTGTTGCAGAGATCAGTGCTGCCACCATCATTGAAACCGCCAGCCACCTGGGCATTCCGGTGTCCACCACCCACGTGATCTCCACCAGCATCATGGGGGTGGGAACCACCAAAGGCATGGGCAAGGTGAACTGGGGCATTGCAGGGCGAATTGTGTCTGCCTGGATCATCACCATTCCCACCTGCATTGCCGTGGGCTGGCTGTGCTTCAAGCTGCTGGATTTGTTTGTGCGGTAAAAACACAGAACCCAGAACCCGGACTGCAGTCCGGGTTTTTTCATGGCTTTTCCCTCAAACCCATGCTTTCAAAAACACTCCTTTCAAAAAACACTGCGCCTGGGCACCACTTCTGACAGCAGAATGTGGGTGGTGGTCTGCCCGAATTTCATCAATTCGCGGATGAGGGCTTCCAGATCCAGCATCTTTTTGACGCACACCTTCAGGGAGAAAGCACTCTGGCCCAGCAGGTGGTGGCATTCCAGCACCTCCTGTTTTTCGCCGGCATACCGCATGAAGGCCTGCTCGTCTTTGTAGGTGACTTCAATGAGGATCAGGGCCTGCACGTCAAAGCCCAGTTGCCGCAAATCCAGTTCGGTGCGGTATCCGGTGATCACCCCGGCATGTTCCAGCTTGCGGATCCTTTCGGTCACGGCTGGCGCAGTGAGGCCCACCTGTTTGGCAATCTCGGCAAAGCTGGCACGGGCATTTTCCTGCAGGGCATGCAGGATTTTGAGATCGGTCTGGTCCAGACTTTTGATTTCCATGGTTTTGATCCCTTCAAGCTTTAGATTCGCAGATTTTCCACAATGTTTTTTTCTTTTTGCTGATGGACACGACAAAAAATCAGCTATAGAATACCAGAACAACAGTCTGGAGGCCCAACGTGAACACACAAGATTATGTTTTTCTGGATGAAGCCCATGGAGCCCACAACTACCACCCCCTCGATGTGGTGATCGAACGGGGTGAGGGCGTGTGGGTGCATGACGTGGAAGGCAAGAAGTACCTGGATTGCCTGAGCGCCTACAGTGCCGTGAACCAGGGCCACTGTCACCCCAGAATTTTGAAGGCCATGATCGAGCAGGCCAGCAAAGTCACCCTCACGTCCAGGGCGTTCAGGAACGACCAGATGGGCCTCTTTTTGAAGGAACTCTGTGAATTCACGGGCTATGAAATGACCCTCCCCATGAACACTGGAGCCGAAGCCGTGGAAACCGCCCTCAAAGCCGCCCGCAAATGGGGGTATCAGGTCAAGGGCATTGCAGAGAACCAGGCCCAGATCATCGTGGCGAATGGCAATTTCCATGGTCGCACCACCACCGTGGTTTCTTTCTCCACCGAAGAACAGTACAAAAAAGATTTCGGACCTTTCACACCGGGTTTTCTGGCTGTGGAATATGGAAGCATTGAGGCCCTGAAGGCTGCCATCACCCCTGATACAGCAGCCATTCTGCTGGAACCCATTCAGGGTGAGGGGGGCGTGATCATTCCTCCAGAGGGGTACCTGCGTGCAGTGCGTGCCCTCTGTGATTCGCACAACATCCTGTTCATTGCCGATGAAATCCAGTCCGGTCTGGGCCGCAGTGGTGCCCGTTTTGCCTGCGACCATGAAGGGGTGCGTCCAGACATGGTGATCCTGGGGAAAGCCCTCTCTGGTGGGTTTTATCCCGTTTCCGCTGTGGTGGCAGATCAGACCGTGCTGGGATTGTTCAAGCCTGGCGACCACGGCTCCACCTTTGCAGGGAATCCGCTGGGGGCTGCAGTGGCCCGTGAAGCCCTCAAAGTCCTGCAGGAAGAAAACCTGATTGAGCATTCGCGTGACCTTGGAGCTTACCTGAAAGCAGAACTGGAAAAGATCGACAGCCCGGTCATTGATTTTGTGCGGGGCAGAGGGTTATGGATTGGTCTGGTCCTGAAAGAACCTGCCCGCCTTTACTGCGAAGCACTGCGTGAACAGGGAATCTTGTGCAAAGAAACCCATGTGAATGTGATTCGCATTGCCCCTCCTCTGGTGATCGAGAAGGCAGAACTGGACCATCTGGTGCAGGTTCTGAAAGACGTGTTGCAACCCCAGACCATCCAGCAAACAATTTTATAAATCTTAAGACTTTTTATATTTGACTGCAATTCGGTTTCAATTGTGTGTGCCAGATCATCGGCTCCGTTGCGATCAGTCACCAGTCAAAGAAGAGGAGCCCGATTATCTGTTCGGGCTCCCTTTGTATTTTTAAAGATTTCATAAAAAGTCAATGATATATCCCCTGGACCAAAGGAGTGTGCATTTCTCTGGCATCAAGAGATGCAAAGATTATATGGAAAAGCGACAGAAAGTCCGAGGAGTAAATTCAGCAGAATATGCTCATTACACTTGATTGAAAACCTAAAAATCACTCACTTTTACCTCCGTTCGCTGGTTTTTCTTCCTGCAGGAGGTTGTCCAGGAACAATTGCCTGAGTTGATCAGACCACAGGCGGATGTTGAAACGGGTGGCGCCCACGCGTTGCATGTACTCCCGATGGACCCTCAGTTGTCGCAGTTCATTTTCATCGAGATCCAGCCTTTGTGCTGCATCCATCTGATGAAGCGTCCGATGAATCACGCGTGTGGGATAAGATTTCTTTCCATTGGTGATCTTTTCTCCAGCCAGAAAGAAACCATTGCGCTGAACCTCAGCAATGCTGTCTGGAATTTTTAGATCCACAATTCCCTGCAACACAAATGGAACCACTGGAAACCACAGGGCACACATCCTGTTCAAAGTCTCTTTCTGTCGGGTGTTCAACAAGAGCACACGATCCAGCATTTTCTGGGCAAAGCCTGCAGGCAAGGGTTGCAAATCCCTGGCATGGGTTTTCATCTGGAGCAATCCAAAATCAAGAACCATCTCCAAAACCGCAGAAACTTCCCTGCTTCTGAATTTCAGTTGCTGGTATCTGTTTTGTGCTTCTTCCATGTCCTTCAGAGAAACCGCCAATGCCTGAATCAACAGAGGGATGATGTCATCCCAGTAATCCACAGAAACATCAAAATGCAGCCCAGCATCGTATGCAGCATCAATTTTATCGATCATTCCATGCAGATGTTTCATGTTCTGCTTGCTGATCTGATACGGATAATTGATGTGATAGAAATAAAACAATTCATGACCCAATTCAATGACTTCCATCATTGTGGCAAGCTGGCTTTGACCCCTCAGGGTTCCGGGCTTTCCTTCCAAAAAAAAGCTGTATGCCACCCTGACTTCAGGACCACCCACCTGATCTACAGGCAATCCGCCAAACAAAACAGCATAGAAAAGCACATCGTCCGCTGACCATTTGAGGTGTTTTGTGGCAAAAGCAGAATGCGCGACCTGCGGAAAGATCACTGCAACATTTTCATATTCACACAGGATGCAATGCAGCCTCATCAATTGATAGAAAATTCTGGGAATCATGCTTCTGGTTCCCAGCACCTGAGCGAGATAATAGGCTCTGTTGAGGGATTCTTTCACCCCCTGCCCCTGAAGAAATGCAATTGCCAGTGAAGATTTCAGCAATTCCAGGCGCATGATGCCTTCAAAATCTGTGGAATCCCTGCCCGGTTCCAGATTGATCTGGTGGAGCCTTTGCAGTTCCTGGGGGCTGAAATGGTGTTGTCCTGCTGACCTCAACAGGGCCTCCATACTGACGCTCAGCAAGCAGTTTTGCTGGAATTCGATTTCACGGATGGCAATGTCCCTTTTTCCCATGCGCATCAGCACCCAGGCCTGACGGGCAGCGCACACCGCAGATGCTGGCAAACGCTGCAAGGCCTTGAGCAGTTGTGGCAGGGTGCCCTCCTCTTCATGTCTGGCCTGTAAGGCATCAAAAGCCGCTGCTCGAAAAACAATTTCTGGATCAAGAATCCATTCCTGCTCATCCATCTGTTGAGTCATCTCCACCTCAATTTGTTTTACATTGCATTGCTCCCCTCCATTAAAGCAGACCCTGAATGCACCCCCAGCAGGCCTGTACGCTCATCTGGCCCACCGCAAACAATAATTGATAAGCATGATCAACTATGCCTAGCCCGCCCCTTGACCCTGACCAGAGAAGCTGAAAGAATACTCTTCTAGTGTGCGTTTCCCACGCACCTTCATCCAGAGCGTGTCAGGGACCTGGCCCGAAAACCTGCAACTACACACCCGCAGGCAGAGCACGCAGCAACCCGCCCCCCATTTCGGGCAAGGTGCTCTCCAGCCACCCAAGGAGCGGTTAAGGATGACATGTCGGGTGGAAAGATGGAGGATCACATGCACAAACCCCCCATTCGTGAATTGCTCAGAGACCGCATCCTCGTTTTAGATGGTGCGATGGGCACCATGATCCAGCAGTTCAAACTGTCTGAAACAGACTTCTGGAACAAAGAACTCATTCAGGCGGGCATTGGTTGCAACCTGAAAGGCAATTCGGATCTGCTGAACATCACCCGCCCGGATGTGATTCTGGAAATCCACAAACGCTATCTGGAAGCGGGCGCAGACATCCTGGAAACCAACACCTTCACGGGAACCAGAGTTGCCCAGAGCGATTATGGCACCGAAGGCTTTGTGTACCAGATCAATTATGACGGTGCCCGTCTGGCAAAGCAGGCTGCAGACGAGTTCACTGCAAAAACCCCCGAGAAACCCCGTTATGTGGCCGGAGCCATCGGACCCACCAACAAGACCCTCAGCATCTCCCCCAAAGTGGAAGATCCCGGATTCCGGGGTTACTCCTGGGATGAACTGGTGCGGGATTACATCGAACAGGTGACCGCCCTGCTGGATGCAGAAGTGGATTTGCTGCTGGTGGAAACCACCTTCGACACCCTGAATGCCAAGGCTGCCCTGTACGCCATTGAAGAGGTGTTCCAGAGCACTGGAAAACGTGTGCCTCTGATGGTGTCTGGAACCATCACGGACGCTTCCGGGCGCACCCTGAGTGGCCAGACTGCCGAGGCTTTCTACATCTCCATGAGCCACGCAGACATGCTCTCTGTGGGCTTCAACTGCGCGATGGGCGCAGAGGACCTGCGTCCTCACATGCGTGCCCTCTCCAAAATTGCCTCGGAATACCTGAGCTGCTACCCCAATGCGGGTCTCCCCAACGCCTTCGGGGAGTACGACGAGACCCCCGAGCAGATGGCTGCTGTGCTGAAAAGCTTCGCTGAAGAAGGCCTGCTGAACATCGTGGGCGGATGTTGCGGCAGCACCCCGGACCACATTGAGGCCATTGTGAATGCGGTCAAAGACCTCAAACCCCGTGCTCCCATTGCCCCCCTGAACCTGCCCAATTACAGCGGTCTGGAGGCCCTGTTCATCACGGAAAACACCAACTTTGTGAACGTAGGGGAGCGCACCAACATCACCGGAAGCCCCAGATTCTCCAAGGCCATTCTGGCCGGAGATTACGATGCAGGTCTGAAAATTGCTGCCCAGCAGGTCCGCAACGGTGCCCAGATCATCGACATCAACATGGATGAGGGGATGCTCGATGGTGTGGCTGCCATGGAGCGTTTCATCAACCTGGTCGCCAGCGAACCCGAAATTTGCCGGGTGCCCATCATGATCGACTCCTCCAAATGGCAGGTGATCGAGGCAGGCCTGAAGTGTTTCCAGGGCAAGTGCATTGTGAACTCCATCTCGCTGAAAGAAGGCGAGGAAGCCTTCAAACAGCATGCCCGCAAGCTGCGCCAGTACGGTGCTGCCGTGGTGGTGATGGCCTTCGATGAGCAGGGCCAGGCGGATTCCTACGCCCGACGCATCGAGATCTGCGAACGGGCCTACCGCATTCTGGTGGATCAGGTGGGCTTCAAACCCCATGACATCATCTTCGATCCCAATGTGCTGACCGTGGCCACAGGTCTGGAAGAACACAACGGTTACGCTCTGGACTTCATTGAGGCCACCCGCTGGATCAAGCAGAACCTGCCCGGAGCGCTGGTGTCCGGGGGCATCTCCAACGTGTCTTTCAGCTTCCGGGGAAACAACCACGTGCGCGAAGCCATGCACAGCGTGTTCCTTTACCACGCCATCAAAGCGGGTCTGGACATGGGCATCGTGAATGCCGGGATGCTCGGGGTGTATGAAGACATCGAACCTGAACTGCTGGAAAAAGTGGAGGACGTGATCCTCAACCGCCACGCAGACGCTGGCGAGGCCCTGCTGCAACTCGCAGAGAAATACAAGGACACCGAGAAAACCAAAGCGGTGGCTGCCTCCTGGCGCAACCAGCCTGTTTACGAGCGCCTGAAACACGCCCTGATTCACGGTCTGACGGATCACATCGATCAGGATGCAGAGGAAGCCCACCAGCAACTCGGCAGCCCCCTGCTGGTCATCGAAGGCCCCCTGATGGACGGCATGAACGTGGTCGGGGATTTGTTTGGAGCAGGCAAGATGTTTCTGCCCCAGGTGGTGAAAAGTGCCCGTGTGATGAAAAAAGCCGTGGCTTACCTGACCCCCTACCTGGAAGCCGAAAAACAGGAAGGCTCGAAGGCCGGAACCATCGTGATGGCCACTGTCAAGGGAGACGTGCACGACATCGGCAAGAACATTGTGGGTGTGGTGCTGGGCTGCAACAGCTTTGAAGTGATTGACCTGGGTGTGATGGTTCCTGCAGAGAAAATCCTGCAGGTGGCAAAGGAAAAGAAAGCCGACGCCATTGGACTGTCTGGCCTGATCACCCCTTCTCTGGACGAGATGGTGCATGTGGCCTCTGAGATGCAGCGCCAGGGTTTTAAACTGCCCCTGCTGATTGGCGGAGCCACCACCTCACGCGCACACACCGCCGTGAAAATTGACCCGCAGTATGCCAGCCCTGTGGTGCATGTGCTGGACGCCAGCCGTGCCGTGGGGGTGCTGAGCAGCCTGCTCTCCGTCAACAAAGAGGATTTCTCCCAGCAGACCAAGGCCCTCTACAAAGACATCCGCGAACAGCATGCCGAGAAGAACATCCGCATGGTGACCCTGCCAGAAGCCCAGGCCAACCGTCCAAAACTGGAGTACAACGACAGACCTGTTCCCAGCACCCTGGGCCGCCAGGTGCTGACCTACAGCATTCAGGATTTGCGCGAGTACATCGACTGGACCCCTTTCTTCATTGCCTGGGAACTGAAAGGGATTTACCCCAAAATCCTCAACGATCCCAAGGTGGGAGAGCAGGCCAGAAGCCTCTTTGAGGATGCAGGCAAACTGCTGGACCAGATCCAGGGCCGCCTGGAGGCCAGGGCCGTCATTGGCCTCTACGAAGCTGCACGCACCGGAGACGACCTGCAACTGAGCCTGCATGGAGAACACGTGACCGTGCTGCATACCCTCAGGCAGCAACGCCAGCAGATTGGCAACAACTTTGCACTGGCAGACTTTGTGGCCGAAGAAAAAGACCATGTGGGCATGTTCGCCGTGACCATCCACGGTGCAGAAGACATTGTGCAGGAATTCAAAGCCCAGCACGATGATTACTCCGCCATCATGGTGCAGGCCCTGGCAGACCGTCTGGCCGAAGCTTTTGCAGAAAA is a window encoding:
- a CDS encoding DUF47 domain-containing protein codes for the protein MVLSRFLPKNPEFIQMFVKSAKNAHETAIALSDLMDNYVDVENKVRKIRDLEHIGDNITHDLTNALTTTFVTPFDRDDIMMLASRLDDLVDSIEEAARRMWLYRMPSPTPEAQRLAKIIAGQTLALAESMHMLIDARHSETLRDVVKKVTSLEDDGDQILDEVLAKLYDGVQDIKGVISSIRWGELYQYLEDATDRAQDVAYTIEGILLKNA
- a CDS encoding ribose-phosphate diphosphokinase; protein product: MFANQRPLKVFSGQSNKALAQEVCDNLGIPLGQSETQKFNNDNIIVRYKESLREADVFIVQALSSPTSDNLMELLLMIDAAKSASAYRVTAVIPYYSYARSDKKDEPRISISARLVADLIQTAGADRVLTMTLHSPQVHGFFKVPVDHLSSEVVIANHLITHIDNVQEGVVLATDAGDIKRASALARRLNANLAFIDKRRLSDTNVQARGLIGDVKDRKVFVVDDEISTAGSLVEAVHVAKAAGATDVYVAVTHGVYVGPAVERIAGLDAVEVCSTNTVEVPEWKMEQGKKLKVLTVAPIFAEAIQRIHTGESVSSLFE
- a CDS encoding Lrp/AsnC family transcriptional regulator; this translates as MEIKSLDQTDLKILHALQENARASFAEIAKQVGLTAPAVTERIRKLEHAGVITGYRTELDLRQLGFDVQALILIEVTYKDEQAFMRYAGEKQEVLECHHLLGQSAFSLKVCVKKMLDLEALIRELMKFGQTTTHILLSEVVPRRSVF
- a CDS encoding inorganic phosphate transporter produces the protein MPDAALIGLIALIILALAFDFINGFHDTANAIATSVATRVLSPGQAVLMAGVLNVVGALTGSAVAKTVGKDIIPPESATLELVGAALISAIIWNLFTWWKGIPSSSSHALVFSIVGAGVAQGGWKLIQFKGVNKTLTGLWTSPILGFLIPIVLMIILLWVIARWRPKTVSRVFAKLQIVSAAFMAFSHGSNDAQKTMGIITMALAAYMGWSGNEWDVPTWVVLSCAAAMGLGTSIGGWRIIKTMGHKVVDLKPVDGFVAEISAATIIETASHLGIPVSTTHVISTSIMGVGTTKGMGKVNWGIAGRIVSAWIITIPTCIAVGWLCFKLLDLFVR
- the metH gene encoding methionine synthase, which encodes MHKPPIRELLRDRILVLDGAMGTMIQQFKLSETDFWNKELIQAGIGCNLKGNSDLLNITRPDVILEIHKRYLEAGADILETNTFTGTRVAQSDYGTEGFVYQINYDGARLAKQAADEFTAKTPEKPRYVAGAIGPTNKTLSISPKVEDPGFRGYSWDELVRDYIEQVTALLDAEVDLLLVETTFDTLNAKAALYAIEEVFQSTGKRVPLMVSGTITDASGRTLSGQTAEAFYISMSHADMLSVGFNCAMGAEDLRPHMRALSKIASEYLSCYPNAGLPNAFGEYDETPEQMAAVLKSFAEEGLLNIVGGCCGSTPDHIEAIVNAVKDLKPRAPIAPLNLPNYSGLEALFITENTNFVNVGERTNITGSPRFSKAILAGDYDAGLKIAAQQVRNGAQIIDINMDEGMLDGVAAMERFINLVASEPEICRVPIMIDSSKWQVIEAGLKCFQGKCIVNSISLKEGEEAFKQHARKLRQYGAAVVVMAFDEQGQADSYARRIEICERAYRILVDQVGFKPHDIIFDPNVLTVATGLEEHNGYALDFIEATRWIKQNLPGALVSGGISNVSFSFRGNNHVREAMHSVFLYHAIKAGLDMGIVNAGMLGVYEDIEPELLEKVEDVILNRHADAGEALLQLAEKYKDTEKTKAVAASWRNQPVYERLKHALIHGLTDHIDQDAEEAHQQLGSPLLVIEGPLMDGMNVVGDLFGAGKMFLPQVVKSARVMKKAVAYLTPYLEAEKQEGSKAGTIVMATVKGDVHDIGKNIVGVVLGCNSFEVIDLGVMVPAEKILQVAKEKKADAIGLSGLITPSLDEMVHVASEMQRQGFKLPLLIGGATTSRAHTAVKIDPQYASPVVHVLDASRAVGVLSSLLSVNKEDFSQQTKALYKDIREQHAEKNIRMVTLPEAQANRPKLEYNDRPVPSTLGRQVLTYSIQDLREYIDWTPFFIAWELKGIYPKILNDPKVGEQARSLFEDAGKLLDQIQGRLEARAVIGLYEAARTGDDLQLSLHGEHVTVLHTLRQQRQQIGNNFALADFVAEEKDHVGMFAVTIHGAEDIVQEFKAQHDDYSAIMVQALADRLAEAFAEKLHKDVRTTHWGYAPQETLQNEDLIRERYRGIRPAPGYPACPDHTEKRTIFSVLNAQEIGLELTESCAMWPPSSVSGLYFAHPDSQYFAVGRIGEDQVKDYAQRKGMTVEEVERWLQPILAYQKTLVTAES
- the rocD gene encoding ornithine--oxo-acid transaminase, which translates into the protein MNTQDYVFLDEAHGAHNYHPLDVVIERGEGVWVHDVEGKKYLDCLSAYSAVNQGHCHPRILKAMIEQASKVTLTSRAFRNDQMGLFLKELCEFTGYEMTLPMNTGAEAVETALKAARKWGYQVKGIAENQAQIIVANGNFHGRTTTVVSFSTEEQYKKDFGPFTPGFLAVEYGSIEALKAAITPDTAAILLEPIQGEGGVIIPPEGYLRAVRALCDSHNILFIADEIQSGLGRSGARFACDHEGVRPDMVILGKALSGGFYPVSAVVADQTVLGLFKPGDHGSTFAGNPLGAAVAREALKVLQEENLIEHSRDLGAYLKAELEKIDSPVIDFVRGRGLWIGLVLKEPARLYCEALREQGILCKETHVNVIRIAPPLVIEKAELDHLVQVLKDVLQPQTIQQTIL